In Companilactobacillus allii, one genomic interval encodes:
- a CDS encoding iron chaperone, with amino-acid sequence MDEFEDFLLNIEDESHRKRMADIINWVSFTFPNLKKRFAWKQPMFTDHGTFIIGFSVANKHISVAPEEKWMNLFVSKAEGSGYTHGTRMFRIGFDQEVDYDLLKEIIEFNIEDKKDCDTFWRKK; translated from the coding sequence ATGGATGAATTTGAAGATTTCTTACTCAATATTGAGGATGAATCACATCGTAAACGTATGGCTGATATAATCAATTGGGTGAGTTTTACATTTCCCAATTTGAAAAAACGTTTTGCTTGGAAACAGCCTATGTTCACTGACCACGGAACATTTATTATTGGTTTTAGTGTGGCTAATAAACATATTTCAGTGGCACCTGAAGAAAAATGGATGAATTTGTTTGTTTCAAAAGCTGAAGGTTCTGGATACACGCATGGAACAAGGATGTTTCGAATAGGTTTTGATCAAGAAGTTGATTATGATCTGTTGAAAGAAATTATTGAGTTTAATATTGAAGATAAAAAAGATTGTGATACGTTTTGGCGTAAAAAATAA
- a CDS encoding YfhO family protein, whose amino-acid sequence MKKLVKEKYLILLLFLFISIALIGIIDWHYGYVFATGDFHYHLDRIETLASSIKHLNFWPKVDGHFIGGYGYASSLFYPDLFLYPAALLRVIGATPVFSYLFTLVMINFVTLWIGFIAGKRMSLSPNKALLFTLIYTFNAYRLQTLFSRQDLGELMGAMFFPLVLSELINLKRGNVKQWYVLAFAMIGISCSHTISLFMIIVFASLFVLLNIRIFWNKKRILAIVKAAGLTIGISAAVYLPILEQMQGQKYALTTDPLIKVTNEILPMKNLILNSLTNQVFHANTVNLGAIIFLGLAVYAIYNLIHRRNLDLTLIALVFFIACTNLFPWGIFSHSIFAMIQFPWRFFSVISLIVAYLLANDDLNLFRNQYVIYGFVALLSIVTAGLSQQTLAESPDKLESYQQFNKVDSFFIGAGHEYLPSEVSYPEVLDHKDRLIKYNKSNVKISNSTINRQYIAFNFNTHGKTSKVQLPLIYYKGYQSEVYGNTGSSTTPRISSNGLTTIELVGSGTVKVQYENTFIQKFSLMVSASVLLLTLLMLLKKRRDNTSLSDSVPLLIEPVNNDYVFVYKIINGYTEPMKKNLP is encoded by the coding sequence ATGAAGAAGTTAGTTAAAGAAAAGTATCTTATCTTATTGTTGTTCTTATTTATTAGTATTGCACTGATTGGAATAATCGATTGGCACTATGGATATGTTTTTGCGACAGGGGATTTTCATTATCACCTTGATCGTATTGAAACTTTAGCAAGCTCTATCAAACATCTTAATTTCTGGCCCAAGGTCGATGGACACTTTATAGGTGGATATGGTTATGCTTCCAGTCTGTTCTATCCTGATTTATTCTTATATCCAGCCGCATTATTGCGAGTTATTGGTGCAACGCCGGTATTTTCTTATTTATTTACGTTAGTAATGATTAACTTTGTTACCTTGTGGATTGGTTTTATTGCTGGAAAAAGAATGAGTCTTTCACCCAATAAAGCCTTATTATTCACGTTGATTTACACTTTCAATGCTTATAGATTACAGACTTTATTCAGTCGTCAAGATCTCGGTGAATTAATGGGAGCGATGTTCTTTCCATTAGTCCTGTCTGAACTGATTAATCTTAAACGTGGTAATGTCAAACAGTGGTATGTTTTGGCGTTTGCGATGATTGGGATTTCTTGTTCACACACAATTTCGTTATTTATGATCATTGTATTTGCTTCGTTGTTTGTATTATTGAACATCAGAATTTTTTGGAACAAAAAACGTATCTTGGCAATTGTAAAAGCAGCAGGACTCACGATAGGTATTAGTGCGGCTGTTTATTTGCCTATATTGGAACAAATGCAAGGGCAAAAGTACGCTCTTACTACCGATCCATTGATCAAAGTAACCAATGAGATATTGCCGATGAAAAATTTGATATTGAATTCATTGACCAATCAAGTATTTCACGCAAATACAGTGAATCTTGGTGCAATTATCTTTTTGGGATTAGCAGTTTATGCTATTTATAATCTGATACATCGAAGGAATCTTGATTTGACCTTGATAGCGTTGGTATTTTTCATTGCATGTACTAATCTATTTCCATGGGGAATCTTTAGTCATTCAATTTTTGCTATGATTCAATTCCCATGGAGATTCTTCTCGGTTATTTCTTTAATCGTGGCTTATTTATTGGCAAATGATGATTTGAACTTATTCAGGAATCAATATGTTATTTATGGATTTGTCGCGTTACTATCTATCGTTACGGCAGGTCTCAGTCAACAAACATTGGCTGAATCGCCCGATAAATTAGAGAGTTATCAACAATTCAATAAAGTTGATAGTTTCTTTATTGGAGCGGGTCATGAATATTTACCTAGTGAAGTTAGTTATCCTGAGGTATTAGATCATAAAGACAGACTGATAAAATATAATAAATCCAATGTAAAAATAAGTAACTCAACTATTAATCGTCAATACATTGCCTTTAACTTTAATACGCATGGTAAAACCTCAAAAGTACAATTACCATTGATCTATTACAAGGGTTATCAATCAGAAGTTTATGGTAATACTGGTAGTTCAACGACGCCTAGAATATCTAGTAATGGATTGACTACCATTGAGCTAGTTGGTAGTGGTACTGTCAAAGTTCAATATGAGAATACCTTCATTCAAAAGTTCAGTTTGATGGTTTCTGCATCGGTATTACTGTTAACATTATTGATGCTTTTAAAGAAGAGACGCGATAATACTTCATTATCAGATAGTGTTCCGTTACTTATTGAACCAGTAAATAATGATTATGTATTTGTTTATAAAATTATCAATGGTTACACTGAACCGATGAAGAAAAATTTACCATAG
- a CDS encoding glycosyltransferase: protein MSILDIFLFIAVIAIWGTLVVNLILTIAGYTWYLRNVNKPAPKLPKKAPFVSILVPAHNEGVVIVKTVLSLLSFDYPQDRYEIIIINDNSDDNSAQLLANLQDKFPHERLKVINTDKTNGGKGKSNALNIGLKQAKGSIISIYDADNTPEHQALRVLVAELLQDDKAAAVIGKFRTRNKMATLLTRFINIETLSFQWMAQAGRQQLFNLCTIPGTNYVIRRSVIEKVGGWDVKALAEDTEISFRVYEMGYRIRFQPKAVTWEQEPQTLDVWFHQRTRWVKGNIYVVVKNAHLLFKKEGRRIRFDLLYFLSIYFLLMTSLILSDSVFILSVAGLAHSDLQGFSNSLWLFAVLMFVISTFVTITTERGELTFSNLLLIVFMYLVYSQMWLAVAAYGMVGYIREQVFHKQAKWYKTKRYQ, encoded by the coding sequence ATTTCAATTCTAGATATATTTTTGTTTATAGCAGTTATAGCGATTTGGGGAACGTTAGTGGTCAATTTGATATTAACTATCGCTGGATATACTTGGTATTTAAGAAACGTTAATAAACCAGCCCCTAAATTACCCAAGAAAGCTCCATTCGTTTCAATTCTTGTTCCTGCGCATAACGAAGGTGTGGTAATTGTTAAGACGGTTTTGTCGTTGTTATCTTTTGATTATCCTCAAGATAGATATGAAATCATTATTATTAATGACAATTCGGATGATAATTCAGCACAATTATTGGCCAATCTACAGGATAAGTTTCCACATGAAAGATTAAAAGTTATCAATACTGATAAGACTAATGGTGGTAAAGGCAAGTCCAATGCTTTAAACATCGGACTGAAACAAGCTAAAGGTAGTATTATTTCTATTTATGATGCTGACAACACTCCAGAACATCAGGCTTTAAGAGTTCTAGTAGCTGAGTTATTACAAGATGACAAGGCTGCAGCGGTTATTGGTAAATTTAGAACCCGTAATAAGATGGCCACTTTGTTAACAAGATTCATCAATATTGAGACTTTATCGTTTCAATGGATGGCACAAGCTGGTCGTCAACAATTGTTCAATCTGTGTACTATTCCGGGAACTAACTATGTAATTCGTAGAAGTGTTATTGAAAAAGTTGGTGGCTGGGATGTTAAAGCATTAGCTGAGGATACAGAAATAAGTTTTAGAGTATATGAGATGGGCTATCGTATTAGGTTTCAGCCTAAGGCTGTTACTTGGGAACAAGAGCCACAAACATTGGACGTTTGGTTTCATCAACGTACTCGTTGGGTAAAGGGAAATATTTATGTTGTTGTTAAGAACGCACATTTGTTGTTCAAAAAAGAAGGTCGTCGAATCAGATTTGATTTGCTATACTTCTTATCAATATACTTTTTATTGATGACTTCATTAATATTGTCAGACTCAGTATTTATATTGTCAGTAGCTGGGTTAGCACATTCAGATTTGCAAGGATTCAGTAATTCACTATGGTTATTTGCAGTTTTAATGTTTGTTATAAGTACGTTTGTAACGATAACAACTGAGCGTGGGGAATTGACCTTTAGTAATTTATTATTAATTGTATTTATGTACTTGGTATATAGTCAAATGTGGCTTGCAGTGGCAGCCTACGGAATGGTGGGGTATATTCGTGAACAAGTATTTCATAAACAAGCAAAATGGTATAAAACAAAACGTTATCAATAA
- a CDS encoding cellulose biosynthesis cyclic di-GMP-binding regulatory protein BcsB, producing MVTTTNVSAADMQTYTQQFQNSTTTLSGRSVESNMYLTKMDYWDVKKVTFNFNFQVSQLATRDMSDITVSLNGVKFYSFRPSKKTGTQSKTITVPVKLLGGSNKLQIEGQILSSDNNDNYQLAQTPANWLTIEKGSNVNFEYDLKDADDTIDSFYDHFSGQDTISYARSRIATANDPTPYELTASMIALAGESRVITTVNDQIPVVKMDKINSSDGDYVMVIAKYNHLASEFKKQISSEEINGRGVIKTYYNGGKRYLIVTANTGSLLKKAARFVANAELMKESTQSTEYITDSTATFTSSLHDNGVKTLTSSIDTITGAGHRESDYLVSLPNDRTNADGSEVYLKFRYSKNLNFHRSLVTIKINGTTLGSKKLSSVRADNDTLTVKVPRGLDLGNSFTVSVGFDLEMEDQNSSDNSQTPWAEVDTQSKMYVKSKRSNDLLFSNYPTLFINNQTYDNIAVVAPNKLSDDDFKTLTNVFNLIGNFSKSNTGNIQFYSKMPSKNVLKNKNVIVIGTPKNNAMIKSLNSKLYFKYSKNFSRIISNEKLSIEHNYGKTIGTAQLLRSPYNDKRGMLVVTGANDNAVYLASTQINFQANIQQYSGDGIVVDTNNTHYGYRFKKNKAIDKSLTTKQLISNNTQLIIYLVLALVAIIIIGAAVFLVMRKQGLMSGGHKHGK from the coding sequence ATGGTTACGACTACGAATGTATCTGCTGCGGACATGCAAACTTATACACAACAATTTCAAAATAGTACTACGACGTTATCTGGACGTTCAGTAGAATCAAATATGTATCTGACAAAGATGGATTATTGGGATGTTAAAAAAGTTACCTTTAATTTCAACTTTCAAGTTTCTCAATTAGCAACTCGTGATATGTCTGATATAACGGTTTCACTGAATGGTGTGAAATTCTATTCGTTTAGACCATCCAAAAAAACAGGTACGCAATCTAAGACGATTACTGTGCCTGTTAAGTTGTTGGGCGGTAGTAACAAACTTCAAATTGAAGGGCAAATTCTGAGTTCTGATAATAATGATAATTATCAGTTGGCCCAGACACCAGCCAATTGGTTGACGATTGAAAAGGGCTCAAATGTTAATTTTGAGTACGACTTAAAAGATGCCGATGATACTATCGACTCCTTTTATGATCACTTTTCAGGGCAGGACACGATCTCTTATGCTAGATCAAGAATCGCTACAGCCAATGATCCAACTCCTTACGAACTTACAGCAAGTATGATCGCATTGGCCGGTGAATCTCGTGTTATTACTACTGTAAATGACCAGATTCCGGTTGTAAAAATGGATAAGATAAACTCTTCAGATGGTGATTATGTAATGGTTATTGCCAAATACAATCACTTAGCCTCAGAATTCAAAAAGCAAATTTCATCTGAAGAAATCAATGGTCGTGGTGTGATCAAGACCTATTATAACGGTGGTAAACGGTATCTGATCGTAACCGCAAATACTGGGTCGTTATTAAAAAAGGCGGCTAGATTCGTTGCTAATGCTGAGTTGATGAAAGAATCTACACAGAGTACAGAATATATCACTGATTCAACAGCAACGTTTACATCTTCATTGCATGACAATGGTGTCAAAACTTTGACTTCATCAATTGATACTATTACTGGTGCTGGGCATCGTGAAAGTGACTATTTGGTTAGTTTGCCAAATGATCGTACCAACGCCGATGGTTCCGAAGTTTATTTGAAATTCCGTTATAGCAAAAACCTTAACTTCCATCGATCGCTAGTTACAATTAAGATCAATGGCACAACACTGGGAAGTAAGAAGTTAAGTTCAGTTCGTGCTGATAATGATACTTTGACTGTCAAAGTTCCAAGAGGATTGGACCTTGGCAATAGTTTTACTGTTAGTGTTGGTTTTGATCTAGAAATGGAAGATCAAAATAGTTCTGACAACAGTCAAACACCTTGGGCCGAAGTAGATACGCAATCAAAGATGTATGTTAAGTCTAAGCGTAGTAATGACTTATTATTCAGTAACTACCCAACATTATTTATAAATAATCAGACATACGATAATATTGCTGTAGTTGCTCCCAATAAATTAAGTGACGATGATTTCAAAACTTTGACCAATGTATTCAATCTAATTGGTAATTTTTCAAAGAGTAATACTGGTAATATTCAATTTTATTCTAAAATGCCAAGTAAAAATGTGCTGAAGAATAAGAACGTTATCGTTATTGGTACGCCTAAGAATAATGCTATGATCAAGTCATTGAATTCAAAATTATACTTTAAATATTCTAAGAATTTTAGTAGAATAATTTCAAATGAAAAGTTAAGTATCGAACATAATTATGGTAAGACTATAGGTACAGCACAACTGTTACGTTCTCCTTATAATGACAAAAGAGGAATGTTGGTTGTTACTGGTGCTAACGATAATGCTGTATATTTGGCTTCAACACAAATCAACTTTCAAGCTAATATACAACAATATTCTGGGGATGGTATTGTAGTTGATACGAATAATACACATTATGGATATCGCTTTAAGAAGAATAAAGCAATTGATAAGTCATTGACTACTAAGCAACTGATTAGTAATAATACGCAATTGATAATTTATTTAGTCTTAGCTTTAGTAGCTATTATCATAATCGGTGCGGCTGTATTCTTAGTAATGAGAAAACAAGGATTGATGAGCGGAGGTCACAAGCATGGGAAATAA
- a CDS encoding winged helix-turn-helix transcriptional regulator: MYENEFDATMQLIRGKWKIRLIYELDSNPHSRFNNLQRNLKTITHKILAEQIQQMIDDNLVERHDFHEQPLHVEYNLTKKGKSLVPVVDVICDWGLENIDHLKLRETLCN, from the coding sequence ATGTACGAAAATGAATTCGATGCAACCATGCAATTGATTCGAGGTAAGTGGAAAATACGCCTTATCTACGAGCTAGACTCCAATCCACATTCTAGATTTAATAATTTACAACGTAACTTAAAGACCATCACGCACAAAATCCTGGCCGAACAGATCCAACAAATGATTGACGACAATTTAGTTGAACGACACGACTTTCATGAACAACCATTACATGTTGAATATAACTTAACAAAAAAGGGCAAATCATTGGTCCCTGTCGTGGACGTTATCTGTGATTGGGGATTAGAAAATATTGATCACTTAAAATTAAGAGAAACTCTTTGTAATTGA
- a CDS encoding NADP-dependent oxidoreductase produces the protein MQAAQLLKYDKKFQLVIRDVPTPTPNENEVLVKVKAAAVNPLDILVGTGSVKLIQNYSMPLIMGNELSGVITSVGKKVVDFKVGDEIYSRLPLDKIGAFAEYVAIDYHAIALKPTNLNFVQSAAVPLTGLTAYQVLNEELKAQPGQSIMIPGGSGSFGQMAIPIAKQMGLEIIVSGNARSKDSLIKMGVSQYFDYRKENYWETSKSVDYVIDTVGQSELNHELGIIKKNGKLLSLKMGPNKLFAKNRNYSSLKTLLFSVAGSGIDRKANRVGVEYHFIFVRSDGTQLKKITQIVEDEKIQPAIDPTSFKLADVNQALNLVNNGHPKGKVIIRF, from the coding sequence ATGCAAGCAGCACAATTATTAAAATATGACAAAAAATTTCAACTGGTGATTAGGGATGTACCGACTCCTACACCAAATGAAAATGAAGTTCTAGTAAAGGTTAAGGCCGCCGCTGTAAATCCATTGGACATATTGGTTGGAACAGGTAGCGTCAAATTAATTCAAAATTACTCAATGCCATTAATTATGGGTAATGAACTTTCAGGTGTCATTACTTCAGTTGGTAAGAAGGTTGTCGATTTTAAAGTTGGCGATGAAATCTATTCACGATTGCCATTGGATAAAATTGGAGCTTTTGCAGAATATGTCGCAATAGATTATCACGCAATTGCGCTTAAACCGACTAATTTAAATTTTGTCCAAAGTGCTGCTGTTCCACTAACTGGATTAACAGCATATCAAGTATTGAATGAAGAACTAAAGGCACAACCAGGACAAAGTATCATGATACCGGGTGGATCGGGTTCTTTTGGTCAAATGGCAATCCCAATCGCTAAACAAATGGGATTAGAGATTATAGTCAGTGGAAATGCTCGTTCTAAAGACTCCCTTATTAAGATGGGAGTCAGTCAATATTTTGATTATCGTAAAGAAAATTATTGGGAAACTTCAAAGTCAGTTGATTATGTGATAGATACAGTAGGACAAAGTGAATTGAATCATGAATTAGGAATAATAAAGAAAAACGGAAAATTACTCTCTTTAAAAATGGGACCCAATAAATTATTTGCTAAAAATAGGAATTATTCATCATTAAAAACTTTGTTATTTTCAGTTGCAGGTAGTGGTATTGATAGGAAAGCTAATCGTGTCGGCGTTGAATATCACTTTATCTTTGTTAGAAGTGACGGAACTCAACTGAAAAAGATAACTCAAATTGTTGAAGATGAAAAAATTCAACCAGCAATTGATCCAACTAGTTTTAAATTGGCTGATGTTAACCAAGCTCTAAATTTAGTTAATAACGGACACCCTAAAGGTAAAGTAATAATTCGTTTTTAA
- a CDS encoding SDR family oxidoreductase codes for MKKLIVITGASSGFGAAMARLFNENDYPLLLLGRRTEKIEELHLTGNVMIKHADVTDQSELSEAIKSAEKVFGPTDLLINNAGIMLLGNVWKQSSKEWQTMLDTNVMGVLNGMQIVLPEMKASHHGTIINISSIAGFKAFQNHAAYVASKYGVHGLSETIRQEVAGENVRVMLVAPGAAETELLTHVTDHDALDEYEQWKQSMGGITLDPKHVAETVKFMYEMPQEVNIREVDIAATLQDN; via the coding sequence ATGAAAAAGCTAATAGTTATAACTGGAGCAAGTTCTGGATTTGGAGCTGCTATGGCAAGATTGTTCAATGAAAATGATTATCCACTACTATTATTGGGTCGTCGAACAGAAAAAATTGAAGAATTACATTTAACTGGTAACGTAATGATCAAACATGCTGATGTGACGGATCAAAGTGAATTATCTGAGGCAATTAAGTCTGCAGAAAAAGTCTTTGGCCCAACTGATTTATTAATAAATAATGCCGGCATAATGTTGTTAGGTAACGTTTGGAAGCAGTCTTCTAAAGAATGGCAAACGATGCTTGATACCAATGTCATGGGTGTATTGAACGGAATGCAGATAGTGTTGCCAGAAATGAAAGCAAGTCATCATGGAACCATTATCAACATTTCATCGATTGCCGGATTTAAGGCGTTTCAAAATCATGCTGCGTACGTTGCAAGTAAATATGGAGTTCATGGTTTAAGCGAAACAATTAGACAAGAAGTTGCCGGAGAAAATGTTCGTGTGATGTTAGTAGCTCCCGGAGCCGCTGAAACGGAATTATTAACTCATGTAACTGATCATGATGCTCTAGATGAATATGAGCAGTGGAAACAATCAATGGGCGGAATCACATTGGATCCAAAACACGTGGCAGAAACTGTAAAGTTTATGTATGAAATGCCACAGGAAGTAAATATTCGTGAAGTTGATATTGCTGCGACACTTCAAGATAACTAA
- a CDS encoding alpha/beta hydrolase has protein sequence MKVKVTVPKINEYHDIAYSQIKENDTIREMHMSLLVPDTDVAKPAVIYFPGGGFTSANYHKFIQMRTAIAQRGIVVAAAEYRVVPDAFPGILNDGKNALGYIRNNAKKYGIDPEKIAVMGDSAGGYLAQFLGTTAEKSEYMPDTGEVVNTTVSAVVSLYGISNLLTIGKGIDTDFHKSTTSTEALLVNGVSFGEDTAHAISDVEENAKFASPIDHVKKGLEPFLLMHGDSDTIVSKYQAEEMESRLKEDDVPVDKVVVEGADHATIEWYQPEIIDFVCDWLVEKLF, from the coding sequence ATGAAGGTAAAAGTTACAGTTCCAAAAATCAATGAGTATCACGATATAGCTTATTCACAGATAAAAGAAAATGACACTATAAGAGAAATGCATATGTCATTACTTGTACCAGATACTGATGTCGCCAAGCCAGCGGTAATTTATTTCCCAGGTGGTGGTTTTACATCCGCCAATTATCACAAGTTCATTCAGATGCGTACTGCTATTGCACAACGTGGAATCGTTGTTGCAGCGGCTGAATATCGGGTAGTACCGGACGCATTTCCTGGTATCTTGAATGACGGTAAAAATGCATTAGGCTATATTCGAAATAATGCGAAGAAATATGGGATCGATCCAGAAAAAATCGCTGTAATGGGTGATTCTGCGGGTGGATATCTAGCTCAATTTCTTGGAACAACTGCTGAAAAGAGTGAATATATGCCTGACACTGGCGAAGTTGTGAATACTACTGTTTCAGCGGTAGTGTCATTATATGGGATTTCTAATTTGTTGACGATAGGTAAGGGTATTGATACCGACTTTCATAAATCCACTACTTCAACAGAAGCTCTATTAGTCAATGGTGTTTCTTTTGGAGAAGATACAGCACATGCTATTTCAGATGTTGAGGAAAATGCTAAATTTGCTAGTCCAATTGATCACGTTAAAAAAGGATTGGAACCATTTTTATTGATGCATGGAGATAGTGATACGATTGTTTCAAAATATCAGGCTGAGGAAATGGAAAGTCGTCTCAAAGAAGATGATGTTCCAGTTGATAAGGTAGTCGTTGAAGGTGCTGATCATGCGACTATTGAGTGGTATCAACCAGAAATCATTGATTTCGTTTGTGACTGGTTAGTAGAAAAGTTATTTTAG
- a CDS encoding NUDIX hydrolase: protein MDDLELLIQQLQAIAQSGKHYSKDVFDSERYEQLEEVAKKLTAKLTGATHEQLNIFFDSDNGYVTPKVDVRAVTFNDDGKILLVNEKRGNTWSIPGGWADIGYSIGEIATKETQEEAGIKVSPKRLIAVIDMQKHNYSKKNLSYIYKNFVECVPENDKLLSKVDNSETDDAQYFTLKEALELNLSLNRNLPEDLEVAFKCHDSKDWETIFD, encoded by the coding sequence ATGGATGATTTAGAGTTGTTAATTCAGCAATTACAAGCTATAGCACAGTCAGGTAAACATTATTCCAAGGACGTTTTCGATTCTGAGCGTTACGAACAGTTAGAAGAAGTAGCTAAGAAACTGACAGCTAAACTAACTGGGGCAACACATGAACAATTGAATATATTCTTTGATTCAGATAATGGATATGTTACACCCAAAGTTGATGTTCGAGCGGTCACATTTAATGACGATGGGAAAATTCTGTTGGTGAATGAAAAACGTGGCAATACTTGGTCGATCCCAGGTGGTTGGGCAGATATAGGGTATTCCATTGGTGAAATTGCCACCAAAGAGACCCAAGAAGAAGCAGGAATCAAAGTATCTCCTAAGCGATTGATTGCGGTCATAGATATGCAAAAGCATAATTATTCAAAAAAGAATTTGAGTTATATTTACAAGAACTTCGTTGAATGTGTACCAGAAAATGACAAGTTATTGTCAAAAGTGGATAATTCAGAAACTGATGATGCACAGTATTTCACATTAAAAGAAGCTTTAGAGTTGAACTTATCATTAAACAGAAATTTACCTGAAGATTTAGAGGTCGCATTTAAGTGTCACGATAGTAAAGATTGGGAGACTATTTTTGATTGA
- a CDS encoding alpha/beta hydrolase: MKKLKVFIAIIAFLAIFNVSKPTNVQAASSDYIPTIYLHGHGAGARSTDDMINFAQTHFHATRALLVVVDRQGVPHFFGTMDKSTYRPIVQVVFKDNMNTNFNVTSGWLHEIMTQLKQNYGVTKFNAVAHSMGNMTLLYYMLNYGKDKNLPQLNKQVDIAGHYDGIAGIKDKPNSNWFMKSGRPAYITYDYQHALKLRKNYPYKQVKILNFYGNLSNGTNTDGRVSTVSARSIKYILRGRYKSYRQVKITGYMGEHSMLHENPKVDRIMGDFLWNK, from the coding sequence TTGAAAAAGTTAAAAGTGTTCATCGCTATAATTGCCTTTCTGGCGATTTTTAATGTCAGCAAACCTACTAATGTGCAGGCTGCTTCTAGTGACTATATTCCAACAATATATTTGCATGGCCATGGAGCAGGGGCACGTTCAACAGATGATATGATAAATTTTGCCCAGACACATTTTCATGCAACTCGAGCATTATTGGTAGTTGTTGATAGACAGGGAGTTCCACATTTTTTTGGTACTATGGATAAGTCTACTTACAGACCAATCGTACAAGTTGTTTTCAAAGATAATATGAATACTAACTTCAATGTTACAAGTGGTTGGTTACATGAGATCATGACGCAATTGAAGCAGAATTACGGTGTAACAAAGTTCAATGCAGTGGCACATTCAATGGGGAATATGACGTTGTTGTATTATATGTTGAATTATGGAAAAGATAAGAATCTTCCACAATTGAATAAACAAGTTGATATCGCCGGACATTATGATGGAATTGCTGGGATCAAAGATAAGCCTAATTCCAATTGGTTTATGAAAAGTGGCCGTCCAGCATATATCACGTATGATTATCAACATGCATTAAAATTGCGTAAGAATTATCCTTATAAACAAGTAAAAATACTTAATTTTTATGGCAATTTGTCAAATGGGACTAATACTGATGGACGCGTCTCGACTGTTTCAGCACGTTCAATTAAATATATTCTGCGTGGTCGTTACAAGAGTTATCGTCAGGTTAAAATCACAGGCTACATGGGAGAACACAGCATGTTACATGAGAACCCCAAAGTGGATCGAATTATGGGTGATTTTTTGTGGAATAAATAA
- a CDS encoding GGDEF domain-containing protein — translation MGNKDQRTSLLADVGLLMFLVLFSATAILMSLSGQVLLNVIYLFGTVALLMLTYFFGIMPSLIANILFIAMQATIMVYQYVAKGSTIHWQLAFWMVIPILLCLTLYCMTYNQLKLQDANAELRTAMVEQGAFDEQTHLRTTVAYMEDTAVYAETNKRFQLPVTTAVIKIGYYNDIRRMMSEHQVQSLLQMTTDAIKDKTRINDIIYLVNNDDPTWAILLFSNADGTTIATNRVKEGFDERLKNNPDLSTMAISLVVGIASWDGEKMKTPYDLLNAAVRETQYDV, via the coding sequence ATGGGAAATAAAGATCAACGGACTTCTTTGTTAGCCGATGTTGGCTTATTAATGTTTCTGGTTTTGTTCAGTGCCACAGCCATTTTAATGTCACTATCGGGTCAGGTATTGTTAAATGTTATTTATTTGTTTGGAACAGTAGCTTTGTTGATGCTGACGTATTTCTTCGGTATCATGCCGAGTTTAATTGCCAATATATTATTTATTGCCATGCAGGCAACAATAATGGTATATCAATACGTCGCCAAGGGAAGTACGATTCATTGGCAGTTAGCATTTTGGATGGTGATTCCAATTCTTCTTTGTTTGACGCTTTATTGTATGACATATAATCAATTGAAATTGCAAGATGCCAACGCTGAATTACGTACGGCGATGGTCGAACAAGGTGCCTTTGATGAGCAAACGCATCTTCGTACTACAGTTGCTTATATGGAAGATACAGCAGTCTATGCTGAAACAAACAAACGATTTCAGTTACCAGTTACTACGGCTGTTATAAAAATTGGATATTATAATGATATTCGTCGTATGATGAGTGAACACCAAGTGCAATCATTATTGCAGATGACAACAGATGCCATTAAGGACAAGACAAGAATCAACGATATTATTTATTTGGTTAATAATGATGATCCTACATGGGCCATTTTATTGTTCTCAAATGCTGATGGTACAACAATTGCAACTAATCGTGTAAAAGAAGGATTCGATGAGCGTCTTAAGAATAATCCAGACTTATCAACAATGGCTATTTCACTTGTTGTTGGTATTGCCTCATGGGATGGAGAAAAGATGAAGACACCTTATGATCTATTAAATGCTGCTGTAAGAGAGACACAGTATGATGTTTAA